The Anopheles coluzzii chromosome 2, AcolN3, whole genome shotgun sequence genome window below encodes:
- the LOC120951755 gene encoding calcineurin B homologous protein 1, translating to MGNKSSLLLREEEIAQIHEETGFTPNQIERLYSRFTSLDRNDCGTLSREDFLRIPELAINPLCERIVHSFFADSNDDRVNFRQFTRVLAHFRPIKPNKENRLNSREEKLRFAFKMYDLDDDETISRDELLNILQMMVGANISQDQLNSIAERTIVEADTVGVGKISFDDFCRALERTEVEQKMSIRFLN from the exons ATGGGTAACAAATCGTCCCTGTTGCTGCGTGAGGAGGAGATTGCCCAAATCCACGAGGAGACTGGCT TTACACCAAACCAGATAGAGCGGCTGTACTCCCGCTTCACCTCGCTGGATCGCAACGACTGCGGTACGCTTTCGCGGGAAGACTTCCTGCGCATTCCCGAGCTGGCGATCAATCCGCTGTGCGAGCGCATCGTGCACTCCTTCTTTGCCGACAGCAACGACGATCGGGTCAACTTCCGCCAGTTCACGCGCGTCCTCGCCCACTTCCGGCCGATCAAGCCGAACAAGGAGAACCGGCTGAACAGCCGGGAGGAGAAGCTGCGGTTCGCCTTCAAGATGTACGACCTGGACGACGATGAGACGATCTCGCGCGACGAGCTGCTCAACATCCTGCAGATGATGGTCGGGGCGAACATTAGCCAGGACCAGCTGAACAGCATCGCGGAGCGCACGATCGTGGAAGCGGACACGGTCGGCGTGGGCAAGATTTCGTTCGACGACTTTTGCCGCGCCCTGGAGCGCACGGAGGTGGAGCAGAAGATGTCGATCCGCTTCCTGAACTAA
- the LOC120951754 gene encoding protein transport protein Sec23A isoform X1 gives MTTYEEFIQQNEDRDGIRFTWNVWPSSRIDSTRLVVPLGCLYQPLKERPDLPPILYDPVVCTRQTCRAILNPLCQVDYRAKLWVCNFCFQRNPFPPQYAAISEQHQPAELIAGFSTIEYTITRAPCMPPVFLFVVDTCMDEEELTALKDSLQMSLSLLPANALVGLITFGKMVQVHELGTEGCSKSYVFRGTKDLSAKQIQDMLGIGRGPGPQQPGQQQQAMRGAAAPPAPPANRFLQPLHKCDMALTDLLGELQRDPWPVPQGKRYLRSTGAALSIAVGLLECTYPNTGGRIMLFVGGPCSQGPGQVVDDELKHPIRSHHDIQKDNAKFMKKAIKHYDALALRTATNGHCIDIYSCALDQTGLMEMKQCCNSTGGHMVMGDSFNSSLFKQTYQRVFAADQKAELKMAFNGTLEIKCSRELKIEGGIGSCVSLNVKNASVSDTEIGMGSTVQWKLCTMTPNTTMAFFFEVANQHAAPIPQGGRGCLQFITQYQHSSGQRRIRVTTVARSWADATANLHMISAGFDQEAAAVLMSRMVVYRAESDDGPDTLRWVDRQLIRLCQKFGEYGKDDANSFRLAENFSLFPQFMYHLRRSQFLQVFNNSPDETTFYRHMLMREDLTQSLIMIQPILYSYSFNGPPEPVLLDTSSIQPDRILLMDTFFQILIFHGETIAQWRKDKYQDMPEYENFKQLLQAPVDDAQDILQTRFPMPRYIDTEQGGSQARFLLSKVNPSQTHNNMYAYGQMAVPSADGGAPVLTDDVSLQVFMEHLKKLAVSSTT, from the exons ATGACGACGTACGAGGAATTCATTCAGCAAAACGAAGACCGGGACGGTATCCGGTTCACGTGGAACGTGTGGCCTTCGAGCCGGATCGATTCTACGCGCCTGGTCGTACCGCTCGGATGTCTCTACCAGCCGCTGAAGGAGCGCCCGGATCTACCCCCGATCCTGTACGATCCGGTCGTGTGCACGCGCCAGACGTGTCGGGCGATACTGAACCCGCTCTGCCAGGTGGACTACCGGGCGAAGCTGTGGGTGTGCAACTTTTGCTTCCAGCGCAATCCGTTCCCGCCGCAGTATGCCGCCATTTCGGAGCAGCACCAGCCGGCCGAGCTGATCGCCGGGTTCAGCACGATCGAGTACACGATCACGCGCGCGCCCTGCATGCCGCCGGTGTTTCTGTTCGTCGTGGACACGTGCATGGACGAGGAGGAGCTGACCGCGCTGAAGGATTCGCTGCAGATGTCGCTCAGCCTGCTGCCCGCGAACGCGCTGGTCGGGCTGATCACCTTCGGCAAGATGGTGCAGGTGCACGAGCTCGGCACGGAGGGCTGCTCGAAAAGCTACGTGTTCCGCGGCACGAAGGACCTGAGCGCGAAGCAAATCCAGGACATGCTCGGTATTGGGCGCGGGCCCGGCCCGCAGCAGccgggccagcagcagcaggcgatGCGGGGTGCGGCCGCACCACCCGCTCCGCCAGCCAACCGGTTCCTGCAGCCGCTGCACAAGTGTGACATGGCGCTGACCGATCTGCTCGGCGAGCTGCAGCGCGACCCGTGGCCGGTGCCGCAGGGCAAGCGGTACCTGCGCTCGACCGGGGCGGCCCTGTCGATAGCGGTCGGGCTGCTGGAGTGCACCTACCCGAACACGGGCGGGCGCATCATGCTGTTCGTCGGCGGGCCCTGCTCCCAGGGCCCCGGTCAGGTGGTGGACGATGAGCTGAAGCACCCGATCCGCTCGCACCACGACATTCAGAAGGACAATGCCAAGTTCATGAAGAAGGCGATCAAACACTACGATGCGCTGGCGCTGCGCACCGCCACCAACGGGCACTGCATCGATATCTACTCGTGCGCCCTCGACCAGACGGGGCTGATGGAGATGAAGCAGTGCTGCAATTCGACCGGCGGCCACATGGTGATGGGCGACTCGTTCAACTCGTCGCTGTTCAAGCAAACGTACCAGCGGGTGTTTGCGGCCGACCAGAAGGCCGAGCTGAAGATGGCGTTCAACGGCACGCTCGAGATTAAGTGTTCGCGCGAGCTCAAAATCGAGGGCGGCATCGGCTCGTGCGTGTCGCTCAACGTGAAGAACGCGTCCGTTTCGGACACGGAAATCGGCATGGGCAGCACGGTGCAGTGGAAGCTGTGCACCATGACGCCGAACACGACGATGGCGTTCTTCTTCGAGGTGGCCAACCAGCACGCCGCCCCCATACCGCAGGGTGGCCGCGGCTGCCTGCAGTTCATCACGCAGTACCAACATTCCAGCGGGCAGCGACGCATACGCGTGACGACCGTCGCACGCAGCTGGGCGGACGCGACCGCCAACCTGCACATGATCAGTGCCGGGTTCGATCAGGAGGCGGCCGCCGTGCTCATGTCGCGCATGGTCGTGTACCGGGCCGAGTCGGACGACGGGCCCGACACGCTGCGGTGGGTCGATCGGCAGCTGATCCGCCTGTGCCAGAAGTTCGGCGAGTACGGCAAGGACGATGCGAACAGCTTCCGGCTGGCGGAGAACTTTTCGCTCTTCCCGCAGTTCATGTACCATCTGCGCCGCTCGCAGTTCCTGCAGGTGTTCAACAACAGCCCGGACGAAACGACCTTCTACCGGCATATGCTGATGCGCGAGGATCTGACCCAGTCGCTGATCATGATACAGCCGATCCTGTACTCGTACTCGTTCAACGGGCCGCCGGAACCGGTGCTGCTAGACACGTCCTCCATACAGCCGGACCGGATCCTGCTGATGGACACGTTCTTCCAGATACTGATCTTCCACGGCGAAACCATTGCCCAGTGGCGCAAGGACAAGTACCAGGACATGCCCGAGTACGAGAACTtcaagcagctgctgcaggccCCGGTGGACGACGCGCAGGACATCCTGCAGACCCGGTTCCCGATGCCCCGGTACATCGACACCGAGCAGGGCGGCTCGCAGGCTCGGTTCCTGCTGTCGAAGGTGAATCCGTCGCAAACCCACAACAACATGTACGCGTACGGGCAG ATGGCGGTACCGAGTGCG GACGGTGGAGCGCCCGTGCTTACGGACGACGTGTCGCTGCAAGTGTTCATGGAGCATCTGAAGAAACTGGCCGTATCGTCGACAACGTAA
- the LOC120953998 gene encoding autophagy-related protein 9A, with product MTTSRQFDAKTYDTLTNQDTNPFADKRSPTIEEEDTPQVIHVVPETSKARWNHIEDLDSFFTRVYIYHQKHGFYVMMLQKLFELFQFVFVVVLITYMFNCIDYAILFRDKIIDQESKVSLGDAMIGVSECAANLGAFQWMALVLAGLFWTFRLFKFFYQFFQFWDIKMFYNTALKIEDADLDNLTWHEVQKCIREVQSEIQMSINKEQLTELDIYHRILRFKNYMVAMMNKSLLPATTKLPLLGNVVLMSQALRYNIGLILFWGPWSPFENSWHLREEYKRPSMRNELAAKLSKQILWVAIANFILSPFIFICQLMYFFFNYADLIKKEPGTLGVRCWSQYGKLYLRHFNELDHELDARLTRAYRPAVKYMNSFSSPLLTVIARNIAFDAGGVASLILLLAIYDEDVFQVQHVLTLFTILGMISVIARSLIPDENMVWCPEQLLRNVLAHVHYLPSVWRGHAHSSVVRDQFELFFQLKIMYILNELFSPLVAPFVLLYDLRPKSQQLVDFFRNFTVDVVGVGDVCSFAQMDVRKHGNPDWQIPVVADDKDSESETPLISPDDGGGARVPPPPAGPTVRPAGAGAGAAAAQYNQGEHGKTELSLVHFTLTNPTWQMPPEAKQFVQGIKRHALHDLNRQRGMMLGLHNPTAMGQSLLSVESMGAEYSSIIQPILQTHNLSNSQHLGLSLHLGGGGFGSPVPPMTPAGMMPSTVQQQQQQQPAAQHGGAGVQSSHQYHFGPQSYDFERMLQQNLTDASTVAPNMPARSTFLADIHENDDESAGAPPALMPEVLQPGIDQTAPAAMGVYPELEEGSRYAAPYATDGMVYSTRGGMSRREGPAGGSRTGLLSSLYGELPTNVPAPYEFTTADMCLSTLYLHELHHNHLRRHGGSLRLDMGSPPPPPSSGSSQRPTTTATFASRFMGPGGIRPFGTVAQPSLVSHPLRTIAPGIIGGGEATAGPSGSLEAGSSSSRSMGGSAAAERTPLLGSKKS from the exons ATGACGACGAGCCGGCAGTTTGACGCAAAAACGTACGACACGCTGACCAACCAGGACACCAACCCGTTCGCCGACAAACGCTCGCCAACGATCGAGGAAGAGGATACACCGCAGGTGATACACGTCGTGCCGGAGACCAGCAAAG CACGATGGAACCATATAGAGGACTTGGATTCGTTTTTCACCCGCGTCTACATCTACCACCAGAAGCATGGGTTTTACGTGATGATGCTGCAGAAGCTGTTCGAGCTGTTCCAGTTCGTGTTTGTCGTGGTGCTGATCACGTACATGTTCAACTGCATCGACTATGCGATCCTGTTTCG TGACAAAATCATCGACCAAGAGTCGAAGGTTTCGCTCGGCGATGCCATGATCGGTGTGTCGGAGTGTGCCGCCAACCTCGGCGCCTTCCAGTGGATGGCGCTAGTGCTGGCCGGTTTGTTCTggacgtttcggttgtttaaATTCTTCTATCAATTTTTCCAATTTTGGGACATTAAAATGTTCTACAACACGGCGCTCAAGATTGAGGAT GCCGATCTAGACAATCTAACGTGGCACGAGGTACAAAAGTGCATCCGGGAAGTGCAGTCCGAGATACAGATGAGCATCAACAAGGAGCAACTGACTGAGCTAGATATTTATCATAGAATATTAAG ATTTAAAAACTATATGGTAGCAATGATGAACAAATCGCTGCTACCTGCCACCACCAAGCTGCCATTGCTAGGAAACGTAGTGCTAATGAGTCAAGCGCTCCGCTACAACATAGGACTAATACTGTTCT GGGGACCATGGTCACCGTTCGAGAACAGCTGGCACCTGCGGGAGGAGTACAAGCGGCCCAGCATGCGGAACGAGCTGGCGGCCAAACTGTCGAAGCAGATTTTGTGGGTCGCCATAGCCAACTTTATACTCTCGCCGTTCATCTTCATCTGTCAGCTAATGTACTTCTTCTTCAACTATGCCgat TTGATCAAAAAAGAGCCCGGCACGCTGGGTGTACGCTGCTGGTCACAGTATGGCAAACTGTACCTGCGCCATTTTAACGAACTCGACCACGAGCTGGACGCGCGACTGACCCGCGCTTACCGGCCGGCGGTAAAATACATGAACTCGTTCTCTTCGCCACTGCTTACCGTAATAGCAAG AAACATCGCCTTCGATGCTGGAGGTGTCGCGTCCCTTATCCTGCTGCTGGCTATctacgacgaggacgtgtTTCAGGTGCAGCATGTGCTCACGCTCTTCACGATTCTGGGCATGATCAGCGTTATTGCGAG ATCACTTATACCGGACGAGAATATGGTGTGGTGTCCGGAGCAGCTGCTGCGAAACGTGTTAGCCCATGTGCACTATCTACCCTCAGTCTGGCGTGGCCATGCCCACAGTTCGGTCGTGCGTGATCAGTTTGAACTGTTCTTTCAGCTGAAAATT ATGTACATTTTGAATGAACTGTTCAGCCCGCTCGTTGCACCGTTCGTGCTGCTGTACGATCTGCGCCCGAAATCGCAACAGCTGGTCGACTTCTTCCGCAACTTCACCGTGGACGTGGTCGGTGTCGGGGACGTGTGTTCCTTCGCCCAGATGGACGTCCGCAAGCACGGCAACCCGGACTGGCAGATACCGGTCGTGGCGGACGATAAGGACAGTGAGAGCGAAACGCCGCTCATATCGCCcgacgatggtggtggtgcgcgggtaccaccaccaccagcgggACCAACAGTGCGCCCCGCCGGTGCTGGTGCCGGTGCGGCGGCGGCACAGTACAATCAGGGCGAGCACGGCAAAACCGAACTGTCGCTCGTCCACTTCACCCTTACCAATCCCACCTGGCAGATGCCGCCGGAAGCGAAACAGTTCGTGCAGGGCATCAAGCGGCACGCGCTGCACGATCTGAACCGGCAGCGGGGCATGATGCTCGGCCTGCACAACCCGACCGCGATGGGCCAGAGCCTGCTGTCGGTGGAAAGCATGGGCGCGGAGTACTCGTCCATCATACAGCCGATCCTGCAAACACACAACCTTTCCAACTCGCAGCATCTCGGCCTGTCGCTGCATCTCGGTGGCGGTGGGTTCGGTTCGCCCGTACCACCGATGACGCCGGCGGGCATGATGCCATCgaccgtgcagcagcagcagcagcagcagcccgcgGCACAGCACGGTGGTGCAGGTGTGCAATCCTCCCACCAGTACCATTTCGGCCCACAATCGTACGATTTTGAGCGTATGCTGCAGCAAAACCTAACCGACGCCAGCACGGTAGCGCCGAACATGCCGGCACGCAGCACCTTCCTGGCGGACATTCATGAGAATGACGACGAAAGTGCGGGTGCACCGCCCGCGCTGATGCCGGAAGTGCTGCAGCCCGGCATCGATCAGACGGCACCGGCGGCGATGGGAGTGTATCCAGAGCTGGAGGAGGGCAGCCGCTACGCTGCACCGTACGCCACCGACGGGATGGTGTACAGCACGCGTGGCGGAATGTCCCGACGGGAGGGACCGGCCGGAGGATCGCGCACGGGATTACTTTCGAG TCTCTATGGCGAGCTGCCCACGAATGTACCGGCACCGTACGAATTTACGACGGCCGACATGTGTCTTAGTACGCTGTACCTGCACGAGTTGCATCACAATCAC TTGCGACGTCACGGTGGTAGCTTGAGGCTCGATATGggctcaccaccaccaccaccatcgagcGGTTCGTCACAGCGTCCCACCACCACGGCGACGTTCGCGTCCCGGTTTATGGGACCGGGAGGAATCCGCCCGTTCGGTACAGTTGCTCAACCCTCGCTAGTCAGCCACCCGTTGCGTACGATTGCGCCGGGTATtatcggtggtggtgaagcCACCGCGGGTCCTTCCGGTTCGCTGGaagccggcagcagcagcagccgttcGATGGGAGGTTCGGCTGCCGCCGAACGAACACCGCTGCTCGG
- the LOC120951754 gene encoding protein transport protein Sec23A isoform X2, with amino-acid sequence MTTYEEFIQQNEDRDGIRFTWNVWPSSRIDSTRLVVPLGCLYQPLKERPDLPPILYDPVVCTRQTCRAILNPLCQVDYRAKLWVCNFCFQRNPFPPQYAAISEQHQPAELIAGFSTIEYTITRAPCMPPVFLFVVDTCMDEEELTALKDSLQMSLSLLPANALVGLITFGKMVQVHELGTEGCSKSYVFRGTKDLSAKQIQDMLGIGRGPGPQQPGQQQQAMRGAAAPPAPPANRFLQPLHKCDMALTDLLGELQRDPWPVPQGKRYLRSTGAALSIAVGLLECTYPNTGGRIMLFVGGPCSQGPGQVVDDELKHPIRSHHDIQKDNAKFMKKAIKHYDALALRTATNGHCIDIYSCALDQTGLMEMKQCCNSTGGHMVMGDSFNSSLFKQTYQRVFAADQKAELKMAFNGTLEIKCSRELKIEGGIGSCVSLNVKNASVSDTEIGMGSTVQWKLCTMTPNTTMAFFFEVANQHAAPIPQGGRGCLQFITQYQHSSGQRRIRVTTVARSWADATANLHMISAGFDQEAAAVLMSRMVVYRAESDDGPDTLRWVDRQLIRLCQKFGEYGKDDANSFRLAENFSLFPQFMYHLRRSQFLQVFNNSPDETTFYRHMLMREDLTQSLIMIQPILYSYSFNGPPEPVLLDTSSIQPDRILLMDTFFQILIFHGETIAQWRKDKYQDMPEYENFKQLLQAPVDDAQDILQTRFPMPRYIDTEQGGSQARFLLSKVNPSQTHNNMYAYGQDGGAPVLTDDVSLQVFMEHLKKLAVSSTT; translated from the exons ATGACGACGTACGAGGAATTCATTCAGCAAAACGAAGACCGGGACGGTATCCGGTTCACGTGGAACGTGTGGCCTTCGAGCCGGATCGATTCTACGCGCCTGGTCGTACCGCTCGGATGTCTCTACCAGCCGCTGAAGGAGCGCCCGGATCTACCCCCGATCCTGTACGATCCGGTCGTGTGCACGCGCCAGACGTGTCGGGCGATACTGAACCCGCTCTGCCAGGTGGACTACCGGGCGAAGCTGTGGGTGTGCAACTTTTGCTTCCAGCGCAATCCGTTCCCGCCGCAGTATGCCGCCATTTCGGAGCAGCACCAGCCGGCCGAGCTGATCGCCGGGTTCAGCACGATCGAGTACACGATCACGCGCGCGCCCTGCATGCCGCCGGTGTTTCTGTTCGTCGTGGACACGTGCATGGACGAGGAGGAGCTGACCGCGCTGAAGGATTCGCTGCAGATGTCGCTCAGCCTGCTGCCCGCGAACGCGCTGGTCGGGCTGATCACCTTCGGCAAGATGGTGCAGGTGCACGAGCTCGGCACGGAGGGCTGCTCGAAAAGCTACGTGTTCCGCGGCACGAAGGACCTGAGCGCGAAGCAAATCCAGGACATGCTCGGTATTGGGCGCGGGCCCGGCCCGCAGCAGccgggccagcagcagcaggcgatGCGGGGTGCGGCCGCACCACCCGCTCCGCCAGCCAACCGGTTCCTGCAGCCGCTGCACAAGTGTGACATGGCGCTGACCGATCTGCTCGGCGAGCTGCAGCGCGACCCGTGGCCGGTGCCGCAGGGCAAGCGGTACCTGCGCTCGACCGGGGCGGCCCTGTCGATAGCGGTCGGGCTGCTGGAGTGCACCTACCCGAACACGGGCGGGCGCATCATGCTGTTCGTCGGCGGGCCCTGCTCCCAGGGCCCCGGTCAGGTGGTGGACGATGAGCTGAAGCACCCGATCCGCTCGCACCACGACATTCAGAAGGACAATGCCAAGTTCATGAAGAAGGCGATCAAACACTACGATGCGCTGGCGCTGCGCACCGCCACCAACGGGCACTGCATCGATATCTACTCGTGCGCCCTCGACCAGACGGGGCTGATGGAGATGAAGCAGTGCTGCAATTCGACCGGCGGCCACATGGTGATGGGCGACTCGTTCAACTCGTCGCTGTTCAAGCAAACGTACCAGCGGGTGTTTGCGGCCGACCAGAAGGCCGAGCTGAAGATGGCGTTCAACGGCACGCTCGAGATTAAGTGTTCGCGCGAGCTCAAAATCGAGGGCGGCATCGGCTCGTGCGTGTCGCTCAACGTGAAGAACGCGTCCGTTTCGGACACGGAAATCGGCATGGGCAGCACGGTGCAGTGGAAGCTGTGCACCATGACGCCGAACACGACGATGGCGTTCTTCTTCGAGGTGGCCAACCAGCACGCCGCCCCCATACCGCAGGGTGGCCGCGGCTGCCTGCAGTTCATCACGCAGTACCAACATTCCAGCGGGCAGCGACGCATACGCGTGACGACCGTCGCACGCAGCTGGGCGGACGCGACCGCCAACCTGCACATGATCAGTGCCGGGTTCGATCAGGAGGCGGCCGCCGTGCTCATGTCGCGCATGGTCGTGTACCGGGCCGAGTCGGACGACGGGCCCGACACGCTGCGGTGGGTCGATCGGCAGCTGATCCGCCTGTGCCAGAAGTTCGGCGAGTACGGCAAGGACGATGCGAACAGCTTCCGGCTGGCGGAGAACTTTTCGCTCTTCCCGCAGTTCATGTACCATCTGCGCCGCTCGCAGTTCCTGCAGGTGTTCAACAACAGCCCGGACGAAACGACCTTCTACCGGCATATGCTGATGCGCGAGGATCTGACCCAGTCGCTGATCATGATACAGCCGATCCTGTACTCGTACTCGTTCAACGGGCCGCCGGAACCGGTGCTGCTAGACACGTCCTCCATACAGCCGGACCGGATCCTGCTGATGGACACGTTCTTCCAGATACTGATCTTCCACGGCGAAACCATTGCCCAGTGGCGCAAGGACAAGTACCAGGACATGCCCGAGTACGAGAACTtcaagcagctgctgcaggccCCGGTGGACGACGCGCAGGACATCCTGCAGACCCGGTTCCCGATGCCCCGGTACATCGACACCGAGCAGGGCGGCTCGCAGGCTCGGTTCCTGCTGTCGAAGGTGAATCCGTCGCAAACCCACAACAACATGTACGCGTACGGGCAG GACGGTGGAGCGCCCGTGCTTACGGACGACGTGTCGCTGCAAGTGTTCATGGAGCATCTGAAGAAACTGGCCGTATCGTCGACAACGTAA